GCTTTTCTTAGATGTTGTGAAGAATAACATTGCCTTAGCTGTGGTTATGGCGCCACCACATGGGAATAACTCTGTAAACTGGGCTGTAGAATTTATAGACGAAAAGACTCTTGAAGACACCTTTGTTCAAGCTATCATGGCTCAAGAACATGGGATTCTCCATGATTTCGCTTTGATTGACGAAACAGGGATTCGCCATCGCTTCCGTGAATATTTAAGAAAGCTTTCTTTATTCGGGAAAGATGGATCTCCACTGCACCTTTCTGCGGAGATTTCCCATAACAAAGTGATTATCCATTCAAAATCTAGGGAAACCTCAAAGCTAATTCAAAAAGAGTGGTAAAGCCCTGAAATCTATACCACTAGATGTTTGTAACTAGAAGCTTGTGTAGTTAATAGTAAAAACTATAAAAACAGTTGGAAGAGTTATCGAAGCCTATAGTGTCGATGATAGCCGCTCATTCAACTGATGAGCGCGATCTATTATAAAATACTACCTATTTGCTCCCAATCTCTTGTTATATTGTATGGGTAGGGATTCTATATCATGTTAAAGAGCATACGTCGCGCGAAACAAACTATCCTTGATTCGTTCGTTTACTATTTAGGAATATCGTTCATCAGTATTTTTAAACATATTCCCCGCTCTCTTCTATGTTGTTTTGGAAGAGTTTTAGGCACTATCGTTTTCTATACCATCTCTGACTACAGGAAAACAGCACTTACAAATTTAGCCCTTGCTTTTCCCTATAAGTCTTTTAAAGAGAGAAAGCACATTGCTAAACACTCTATACAACATGTGATGATTACTGTTTTAGAGTTATTAGCTGTGGAGGGATTAATAGGGAATATAGATAGTTTAATTTCAATAGCAACTGAGGAAACCCATCCGGAAGGATTCTGCGGTGGCGACGTCCTGACACAAAAAGAATTGGCAGATACATTTTCCAAGCTGAATGAAAACGAAGGGATTATTTTATTTTGTGGTCATCAAGCAAATTGGGAACTTCCTTTTCTTTTTATCACTCGAGATTATCCTGGTTTAGCATTTGCAAAACCGATAAAAAATGCCCGATTAAACAAAAAAATTTTTTCTCTACGGGAAACCTTTAAAGGGAAAATTATTAGCCCAAAACAAGGCATACATTCTGCCCTTCAAGCTCTACAACAAGGACACATTATTGGTATAGTTGGTGATCAAGCATTACTCATATCCTCTTATGCATATCCCTTATTTGGGCATGAAGCTTTCACAACAACATCTCCAGCACTACTCGCCTATAAAACAGGAAAACCGGTAATAGCCATAGCAGTGTTTCGTCATGAAAACGGGTATAGAATTGTTCCTAGTAAGAAGTTTTATGCTGATAAATCTTTACCCATCAAAGAAGCCACCTCTTCACTGATGGACAATCTCATGGGATTCTTAGAAAAAGGTATAGCGCATAAGCCTGAACAGTGGATGTGGATGCATAAACGATGGAAACGAAAGCTCTTCAGCCATCTGAAAAAGAGACATGCCTATAGCCATATTCTCGTTATTGCCAATTACGCTACTCTGGGAAATTTTCAGGGATTCCTTACGGATCTTGCCGATCTGTATTCAGGGGCTTCACTAACATTAGCTTTAGAAATCCCAACGAATGAGAAGATCCCTACCGACGATTTCCCTCAATACACTATAAAAGAATTCTCATCTCTTGAAGCTCTACACACCCTTCCTAATAGCTTCCCCGCTGTTTTTGATCTTGTAGGGCTCCCCAAAAACCTACACAAACATTTTAAAACAACAGGTTCCAAGACTCTTTATACACAAAAAACACTAGAAAGAAAGCTTCTCCATCCACAAGCATCTTTAATTACCGCATTAAAGAATTTCTCAAAAAAATCTTAAAGGGAAGTAAAAAATTTTTTTGTTTTTTTTCCCAATTTAAGAGAGAATGCTCTTTGTTATTTTTAAATCAGAAGAATTTTATGTGCTTAACAGGATGTTTAGGGTCTACATTTGAATGTACTCTTAACTGTATTTGCTTTTGTAAAGACTCTCAGAAAAACAAACGTGCTCTTGCGTTGATTTCAGCATTAGCATTAGCAGTATTAGCAATAGCTGCCGTTGTTGTTTTCTCATTAATCTGCGCTGGAACTATCCATGTTCCCGATACCCTATGGGGAATCAGTAAGTACATTCTAACACCGATACTCCTGGTCATAGCGCTTATCACAGCTTCACTATCTGCAGGATGTTTTAAAGCTAGAAATCGCTTTATACCTATTTAAAATGAGAAGCATCAGCTTATTTAGCTGATGCTGTGATGATATCATTTACCGTTGTTAAGGTAAGATTATTAGTATCTTTCATTTGAGCGCCACGACTCAAAACTAAAATCTTATCATAATTTGATAAAATTCCTCTTTCGATTCCATAAATACAAGCTTGATGTCTCCATACTGCACGGTCTGACTCTTGCGTAAGCATAGGATAGACTCCCCACTCTAAAGCAAGCCTGTAATACACAGATAGATTTGGTGTAACAGCAATAATTGGAAAACGCGGACGGTATTTAGAAAGGAAAATGGGTGATCCTCCGGATTCCGTGTAAACGATAATGGCTTTAGCATCAGCTTTCTCAGCAATTTGAATTCCTGATAAACCTATAGACTTAAGATAAGGGGATACCTTAACAGCACATTCACTATCGCTAAGTTCTAAGAAAGACTTATAATTAAGATTTTTTTCTGTCTCTTGAATCACAGAACGCATAATTTTCACAGCCGCGACAGGATAACTTCCCGAGGCCGTTTCCCCAGATAACATTACTGCTGAGGTACCATCATAAATAGCATTAGCAACATCAGAAACTTCTGCTCGTGTCGGTAAAACATTGCGAATCATAGATTCTAACATTTGCGTAGCGGTAATGCAAAAACGTCCCATTTCACGAGACATCTTTGCCATAAACTTCTGTAAATTAGGGACCTCAACAACAGAAAGCTCAATCCCTAAATCTCCACGGGCAATCATAATCCCATCGGAAGCTTTAGCAATCTGAGAAAAATTCTCTACTCCCAAACGATTTTCTATCTTAGCAATAATGGGCATATCCGGACGGCCAGCATCTGCTAAGCACTTGCGCATACTTTCGATATCCTCAGCATAACGGACAAAAGAAGCAGCAATAACATCAACGCCCTGCGCAACGCCAAACTGAAGATCATTGATATCCTTATCCGTCATAAAAGGAAGAGCTAAATCAATTTCTCTTATGCTTAAAGACTTGTGCGACTTTAATTCTCCAGAGTTAATAAACTCTAATTCTAGATGATCCTCACCAACAGAGGTCACAACAGCTTGAATATAACCATCGTCTATCAAGACATCAACACCCTCACGCACATAAGGGAAAACACATTGAGGATGTAAGGTAACGCCACCTTCGGCAGATCCCTCTACCTCTTTTCCTACTAAGGTAATTTTCTGACCTCGAGATACCTGAATTGGTGTGGGAATATTCCCTAAACGAATTTCTGGACCCTTGGTATCCAACATAATCGCTAAAGGAGCCCCTTTCTTTTCTCGCAATTCCTTAAGAAGACGAATTGTCTCACCATGACTTTCATGAGTACCATGACTAAAATTCAACCTAGCAACATTCATACCCGCATCTAAAAGCTTCTCAAGCATTTCTGGAGTGTTTGTTGCTGGACCTATAGTACAAATGATTTTCGTTCTTGCGATCATATTTCCCTAATTTCTCAAACCAATCAAAAACTTATTTACCTTATAGCTAACATGAATCTCTTAGTACAAAAATAATTTAAAAGATACTTAAGCAATAGCTAACATGCTTCGCTACACACGACAGAATACATGATTCAATCTTAATTTGTATGTTGAAATACTTAACACTATACTATTTTATGGGAAACATAGCCGATACTTATCTCTTAATCTTATGAAATGAGTAGTTTGCTTTTTTCTCTTTCTATAAAGTTACAAGTAAATCAAACTAGTTTCCTACGTAGTTATTATTCGTATAGCACATCTCTCTCTATTTACTAAATTATCGTGAGATCTATGCCTAGCTTACCCGTTCATATTTCTGGTATTACAGTTAGAAATCTAAAAAATATTTCTATAGAATTTCTTCCTGGAGAGATTGTCTTACTTACCGGGGTATCAGGATCTGGAAAATCTTCATTAGCCTTTGATACCGTTTATGCAGCAGGAAGAAAACGGTATGTAGCCACTCTACCAGCATTTTTCGCTACGAATTTATCTCCTCTCCCCGACCCCACTGTAGAAAAAATTCACGGTCTTTCCCCAACGATTGCTGTTAAGCAAAACCATTTTGCCTATCATGCGCACTCTACTGTTGGAAGTGCCGCAGAACTCTCCCAACATCTTGCTTTATTATTCTCGCTAGATGGAGAAGCTAGAGACCCGCATACAAAACAAACTCTTCATTTACAAAGTAAGGAAAAGATTCTCGCGACACTTGCAACCATTCCTGAGGGAACGCAAGTGACCATCTTAGCACCGCTGATAAATATAAGCAGAGCTTCCATTCAAGAATGTGTGCGACAGGGATACACAAAAATCCGTATAGACAACGTCATTTCTTCTATTTATCCCTTTCTCACGTCTCCCCTTAGTGAAGAGTCCCCTGTAGCTATTGTCGTTGATTCTTTCATTAAAAATGAAAGTAACAATGCGCGTATGAAAGTTAGCTTATTTTCTGCTCTTGATCTAGGACAAGGGAAGTGTTCTATAAGCACTGAGACATATGAGGAAACTTTTTCCACGCAGGTATACATACCGGAAACCCAACAGACGTATGCACCATTAACACCACAAGTATTTTCTCCTCATAGTCTCGAAGATCGTTGTACACAGTGTCAAGGATCAGGAATCTATATTACCATTGACGATCCCTCGCTTATTCAAAATGACCTATCTATCCGAGAAAACTGTTGCAAACTAGCAGGAAACTGCTCTACGTACTTTTACCACGCTCTGTATCAATCTCTCGCCGACACCTTAAATTTTAGTTTAGACACTCCATGGAAGGATCTTCCTGATTCTGTCCAAAATGCTTTCCTCTATGGTCAAAAGCATCTTGTTCTTCCTGTACGCCTTTTTGATCCTACATTAGGAAAGAAACCCCTATCTCACAAAGTTTGGAGAGGGATTCTTAATGAGATTGGCGAAAAAGTCCGTTATGCCGCAAAACCTTCAAAATACATTCCTGAAGGGACATCAGCAACGTCCTGTCCTACATGTCAAGGAACCGGAATTGGAGAATACGCTTGTGCAGCTACATGGCAAGGAAAAACTTTTGTAGAGTTTCAGAAAATGCCTCTTGATGAGTTTTTTTCTTTTACATCTTCTATAACACCGACATTACCCTCCATTCGTGAAGTCTTAGATGGTTTAAACAATCGCCTTTCCATATTGATAAACTTAGGGCTTTCCTACCTCACCCCAGAAAGAACACTCGCAACATTATCAGGAGGAGAACAAGAACGCACAGCTTTGGCTAAACATTTAGGAGCTGAGTTATCAGGAATTACCTATATTCTTGATGAGCCCTCCATAGGACTCCATCCTCGCGATACACATAAACTGATTCAAGTAATTCAAAAATTACGCGATCAGGGAAATACCATTCTTCTTGTTGAGCATGATGAGCAGATGATCTCTTTTGCTGATCGCATTATCGACATTGGTCCAGGAGCGGGGATCTTCGGAGGTGAAGTACTATTTAATGGGACTCCCGCAGATTTTTTAAAGACTTGTGATTCACTAACAGCAAGCTATCTGCGCCATGAACTTACCATAGACATCCCTGTAAGACGCCCCAAGACAAAAGCACGTCTTACACTGTCTCATGCCACGATTAACAACTTAAAAGACATTACTATTTCTCTACCTCTAGAGAGAATAACCGCAGTGACAGGAGTTTCGGGATCAGGAAAATCTTCTTTAATTAACGACACTTTAGTTCCTGCTATGGAACGCGTTATTCAAGGAGATAAGGACTCCCATTTATGTATAGAAGAGGGCACCATAGAACGTGTCGTACATATTACTCGAGATCTCCCCGGCCGTTCTCAACGTTCTATTTCTCTAACCTATATTAAGGCTTTCGATGATCTTCGAGAATTATTCTCCCAACAGCCTAAAAGCAAACGCTTGGGATTAACAAAAGGTCATTTTAGTTTTAATCTCTCTTTAGGAGCCTGTACAGAATGTCAAGGTATAGGGTCTATAACTCTTGATAACCATACCCCCATTCCCTGTCCTCTCTGTCATGGGAAACGGTTCCAACCGCAAATTTTAGAAGTGCGCTATCAAGGAAAGAATATCGCTGACATTTTAGCAATGACAGCGTATGAAGCGGAAAAATTTTTCATGTCGACTCCCCATATTCATGAAAAAATTCATGCTTTATGCTCCTTAGGTCTTGATCATCTCCCTTTAGGAAGACCTTTATCCAGCCTATCAGGAGGAGAAATCCAAAGATTAAAACTTACCTATGAGCTACTCGCTCCTTCTAAAAAACCTACTCTTTATATTCTTGATGAACCGACAACAGGATTGCATACTCACGATATCCATGCTCTTATCCATGTTCTTCAATCTCTTACTCAACAAGGACATACTGTAGTCGTTATAGAACACAATATGCATATTGTGAAAATCGCTGATTACGTTATTGAACTAGGTCCTGAAGGAGGAAATCTCGGAGGATATCTCTTAGCCTCATGCACTCCTGAAGAACTAATTTCCCTCAATACACCTACAGCAAAAGCTCTGCAGCCATATTTTAAAAAGACGAAAGCTCTTCCTAAACTAGCTGAGAAATCTCAAAATAGGCATCTTCTCAAAGATATTTCTATTCAAAATGCCTATCATCACAACCTTAAACATATTGATATTACTCTTCCTCGCAATGCTCTAACAGCAATTTCAGGACCTTCGGCATCAGGGAAACATTCTTTAGTCTTTGATATTCTTTATGCTGCAGGAAATATTGCTTATGCTGAGCTATTTCCCTATTACGTGCGCCAAGCTCTTATTAAGCAAACCCCTCTGCCACAAGTAGAAAGTGTCCGAGGATTATCTCCAGTCGTTGCAATAAAAAAAACAGGAATACGAAAAAACTCAAGATATTCGTTAGCGTCATCTTTAGACATTACCAACGGTCTTGAAAAACTCTTTGCTCTGCTAGGAAAACCTCATTGCCCCTTAACAGGAAAACCTCTAAAAAAAATCACTCCGCAGACAATTATCGATAAACTTTTCCAAAATTATGAAAATTCTTACGTCACAATAACCGCGCCTATATCTCCTGAAGAAGACCTGTCTATTGCTCTAGAAATGAAGAAAAAAGAGGGATATTTAAAGCTATTTGCTAATAATGAGATTTATGATCTTGGAGAACATCTTCCTGAAATTCTAGAAGATCCTGCCATCATTATCCAACATACAAAAATCTCCAAAAGTCATGAATCTTCTTTGCTATCCTCATTAACGTTAGCTTTTTCCTTATCACGAACAATACGCTTACATATTCATAATCAGGGGAAAATACAACACTCTCTATCTTACACTCTAGGTTGGCAAGATTCCTTAGGAAACAGCTATCCTAATATCACGCGCAAACTCTTATCCCGAGAGCATAGCGAAGGACAATGTCAACAATGTTGTGGATCAGGGAATGTTTTAAAACTCTCTTTAACGGCACATAAAGATAAAATTCTTCATTATTCCCCCTTGGATCTCTTTAAGCTATTTTTCCCCGATATTTCTCCAAAACGTGTGGTTGATCTTATTAGAGAACTGAAGATTTCCTCATCTACGCAAATTCAAGATCTCGATCCCCCTACTCAAGAAAAATTATTTCAAGGAACTCAAAAACATGCAGGACTAGAAAGAATTCTCATGGAACAATGCAATCTTGTTCCCTTCTGTCCTCTTCTCCATCCTCTAATTCTATCCGATACATGCTCGGGATGCTCAGGATGGGGAATCCATACCTATGCGCAACAGGTGCGCATAGGGGAAACATCTCTCATAGATATCTACCAAGAAGATACCGAATTCCTCAAAAATCTGTTAATGACCCTCCATGACGATCAAGCGCAACCTATTATCCAAGATCTACAAAACCGCTTAGCATTTATTGATAAGGTTGGATTGAGCTACATCACTCTAGGGCAACAACAAGACACTTTAAGTGATGGCGAGCACTACCGCCTCCACCTAGCAAAGAAAATCTCTACAAATCTTACAGATATTGTTTATCTTCTTGAAGATCCCCTGTCAGGACTCCATCCTCAAGATATTCCAACATTAACCAAATTACTTAAAGAACTCGTTACCAACAATAACACTGTTATTGCTACAGACCGGAATCATCTATTAGAACTCTGTGCGGATCACACGATAAATTTAGGACCAGGATCAGGACCTCAAGGAGGATATCTCACCAATCCACTCCCATCATCTATAGAGGATGATGATCATAAAAAAGTTTTCTCTAAAGACACTTTAGAGGTTCGTCTCTCGATTCATAATATCTCTAATCTTCATGTACAAGCTCCTTTGTATAGTCTCGTTGCCATCGCTGGAGTGTCGGGATCTGGGAAAACCTCATTACTCACCGAAGGGTTTTATAAGCAGGCTCAAAAGCTTATCGATACTGGAAATGCGCATTTCTCAAATGTAGTGTTCCTAGATTCTCATCCGCTATCTTCTTCACAACGATCTGACATCAGCACATATTTTGATATTGCTCCATATTTGAGGAACTTCTACGCATCGCTCACACAAGCCAAAGCCTTAAATATTACAGCAAGTATGCTCAGTACAAATACAAAACATGGGCAATGTTCTGATTGCTTAGGCTTAGGATACCACCTAATAGATAGAGCTTTTTATGCTTTAGAAAAGCGCACGTGCCCGACATGTTCAGGATACCGTATTCAACCCCTATCTCAGGAGGTTGTCTATGAAGGGAAACACTTCGGGAAACTCTTGAAAACTCCTATTGAAGAGGTCCTGACTATTTTTCCTTTCCTTAAAAGAATACAGGCTCCCCTACAAGCTCTCATAGACTCAGGGCTTGGCTATCTTCCTTTAGGCCAAAATCTCTCTTCCCTATCTCTAAGTGAAAAAATCTCTGTAAAAATTGCTCGATTCCTTCACTTGGCTCCTCAAGAGCCCTCGCTATTTCTTCTAGATGAAATAGCCACCTCCTTAGATGTGAATAAGAAATGCCAATTGCAAAAGCTATTTCGCACGCTGATATCTCAAGGGCATTCTATTATCTATGTTGACCATGACATACAGCTGTTAAAACATGCCGACTATATTATAGAACTGGGACCTGGATCAGGGAAATACGGAGGAAAAGTACTCTTTTCAGGACAGCCTAAAGATCTTGCCACTTCTAAAAAGTCAGTACTAAAAACGTATATGAGTGGATTATAAAGAACGCTCTTTAGAATCGTAAGCCGTGCGGCACTTATCGCGTTCTTCACTATTTCCTAAACAATGGAAAAAGATAAATTTCTGCAACAATAACTGCCGCCGTTCTTGATAACTCAACTGCTCTTCACAAATACCTAAAGGACTACAAAATACTCCTATCAATGCTCGTGGAAATACAGAATCTTCTCGACATCCTGAAAGATGTAGATAAGCTAAGGAGCTATCTTCAGCAAGTGCTAGCCAATAACCATAAAGAACGAAGGCGTGACTGCTATCGTCTATCCACGAAGATTCGTCATAACTAGACAAAAGATCGTAAACTTTATTCGCATCTTTCATCCATAAATAAGAGAGCACCTCATAGGGCAAAAGATACCTATAACGCTGCTGAGGAGAAATATACTTTTCTACTAGAGCAATGGCCTTCAGAATCTCTTCACCTCTACCGTGAATCAAAGCGTCTTTAGCAAATAAATCAAACAAATATAAAATCAATACAGGATCTAAATTTTCAATACCGTCAAAGACCTTTTCTATAGACTCCTGGAGCGTTAACGCTTCCAATCCTGAAAGGAAACAAAGAAGCTGATCAGGAAGAATTTCTACGATTTCCTTAGAAAACGTTGTTGTTCGGATGTTCTCACGTAAAATTCCTGAGTATTCTTCAATAAACTCCTTATTTCCTAAATCTGCAGCAGTGTAAAAAATATCCGCAAGAGCACGATAATCCTTTAAATCCCAAGATCTTTGAAACAACCCGAGAAGAAACGGTGTAAATCCTGACCAATAGCTCAACAGCAATTCCATTTTAGAAGAACGAAAATCCACAGGGGAAATATCTAGATTGCAAAATAAAGTATCTTGAATTTTTCCATGTAAATTCTGAAGGAAATGCTCTTCTTCAGAAGCATTTATAGATTCGGGAGCAACATGAAGAGCAAGAAGCATAAAGACTAAAGAAATGCGGTGATTGCTATATAAAGCTTCATGCAAACGATAAACAACATGATCACGAACACGAGAGATTTCAGGACGTTGACAATAGCGCTTTAAAGCTAGTAATAAGCTTTTGACCTCTTCGTTATACTCTCCTAATCTTTGATATACCAAAGCTTTCCCGAGATACTCCAAAGGAGCCGCAACACTATTATGTAAAGTAGAAAACTCCTCAAGAGCTTGGATAAATCCTTCAGAGTCACTATTCTCAGAAGCTTTTTCTAATAAAGCAATGCCTATACGAAATTGTGCTTCATATCCCTCCTTACGTCCAGGAAAAGACTCAACAATCCTACGATAAAACGTAATGGCACGCTCGTATAACTTTTCATTAAGAAAGGCATCGGGAACCGCTAAACAACTGACTTGTAAAGATCCACTACTTTCTAAAACAACAATGTTTCCGCAAACATCAGCAACATCCTGAATGATCACCCCAATACGTCCTCCCCGAGCAGGGAGATAATCCATATGAATCGTCCAGACAATATTATCGATAATCAAAGATAAACGGTGATTTTGCTTTTCAAAAGCTATGAAAAACTTCTCCTTATTTCCATCGATGTGCCGGGAAGTCTTTTGTATCTCTAAGCCATTTTTTACTAAAGATACCGATAGGATATTTTCCTTAATGTGCAGCCAAAAACCATAACCATGGTAAAAATCCCCATGATCTACGCCTTCGGAAGGAGGAAGCAAAATTCCAAAGCCTTCTTCTAGTCCCTTACGCAATAGCGTATATTCCAAACGCACTTCTGAAAAACTTTCTATCTTAGAAATGGCTAGGCTGTACCATAAAGCTGGTGACACTTCCAGCATTGGGAAATACTTAGATAATAAAATAGGTTCATGGAACTTCCAACATTCTCTATCTTGAGTATGTAAAACAATCTTAGGAGTCCATTCGGGACTTCCCTGTAAATGTTGTTCTATATCTGCTTTCAAAGCACTTACAGAACGATAACGTTCCCTGGGGTCTGCCGCTAAAGCCCTCATGACCACTTGAGAGAGAAACGGAGGAATTTCTCTATGAGGAGCAATTTCTTCAGGGAAACTAATTTGATGACGAAGACTGATTTTCTGACCCTTTTTCTTGCGATAAGGAAAAGATAATGTCAGCATCTGATAGAGAATCACTCCCAAAGCATAAATATCAGTACTTTCTGAAGCTGGAGTCCCTCGTAAACGTTCGGGAGCCATATAATCTGGAGTGCCTACGATCTTACCAGGAATCGTCATGTTAGAAAACAATGATCCCGGGATACGGACATCAATATCCGAAAGAAAATCTTCCTCCATTTCTTTAGATAATGCTGCTCCCCAATCTAAGATAACGACCTCACTAAAAAGTCCGAGCAAAATATTATCAGGCTTAAGATCTCGATGAAGAATTCCCCGAGAATGTACATATTCTACAGTGG
The Chlamydia caviae GPIC genome window above contains:
- a CDS encoding lipid A biosynthesis lauroyl acyltransferase; translated protein: MLKSIRRAKQTILDSFVYYLGISFISIFKHIPRSLLCCFGRVLGTIVFYTISDYRKTALTNLALAFPYKSFKERKHIAKHSIQHVMITVLELLAVEGLIGNIDSLISIATEETHPEGFCGGDVLTQKELADTFSKLNENEGIILFCGHQANWELPFLFITRDYPGLAFAKPIKNARLNKKIFSLRETFKGKIISPKQGIHSALQALQQGHIIGIVGDQALLISSYAYPLFGHEAFTTTSPALLAYKTGKPVIAIAVFRHENGYRIVPSKKFYADKSLPIKEATSSLMDNLMGFLEKGIAHKPEQWMWMHKRWKRKLFSHLKKRHAYSHILVIANYATLGNFQGFLTDLADLYSGASLTLALEIPTNEKIPTDDFPQYTIKEFSSLEALHTLPNSFPAVFDLVGLPKNLHKHFKTTGSKTLYTQKTLERKLLHPQASLITALKNFSKKS
- the pyk gene encoding pyruvate kinase, producing MIARTKIICTIGPATNTPEMLEKLLDAGMNVARLNFSHGTHESHGETIRLLKELREKKGAPLAIMLDTKGPEIRLGNIPTPIQVSRGQKITLVGKEVEGSAEGGVTLHPQCVFPYVREGVDVLIDDGYIQAVVTSVGEDHLELEFINSGELKSHKSLSIREIDLALPFMTDKDINDLQFGVAQGVDVIAASFVRYAEDIESMRKCLADAGRPDMPIIAKIENRLGVENFSQIAKASDGIMIARGDLGIELSVVEVPNLQKFMAKMSREMGRFCITATQMLESMIRNVLPTRAEVSDVANAIYDGTSAVMLSGETASGSYPVAAVKIMRSVIQETEKNLNYKSFLELSDSECAVKVSPYLKSIGLSGIQIAEKADAKAIIVYTESGGSPIFLSKYRPRFPIIAVTPNLSVYYRLALEWGVYPMLTQESDRAVWRHQACIYGIERGILSNYDKILVLSRGAQMKDTNNLTLTTVNDIITASAK
- the uvrA gene encoding excinuclease ABC subunit UvrA — protein: MPSLPVHISGITVRNLKNISIEFLPGEIVLLTGVSGSGKSSLAFDTVYAAGRKRYVATLPAFFATNLSPLPDPTVEKIHGLSPTIAVKQNHFAYHAHSTVGSAAELSQHLALLFSLDGEARDPHTKQTLHLQSKEKILATLATIPEGTQVTILAPLINISRASIQECVRQGYTKIRIDNVISSIYPFLTSPLSEESPVAIVVDSFIKNESNNARMKVSLFSALDLGQGKCSISTETYEETFSTQVYIPETQQTYAPLTPQVFSPHSLEDRCTQCQGSGIYITIDDPSLIQNDLSIRENCCKLAGNCSTYFYHALYQSLADTLNFSLDTPWKDLPDSVQNAFLYGQKHLVLPVRLFDPTLGKKPLSHKVWRGILNEIGEKVRYAAKPSKYIPEGTSATSCPTCQGTGIGEYACAATWQGKTFVEFQKMPLDEFFSFTSSITPTLPSIREVLDGLNNRLSILINLGLSYLTPERTLATLSGGEQERTALAKHLGAELSGITYILDEPSIGLHPRDTHKLIQVIQKLRDQGNTILLVEHDEQMISFADRIIDIGPGAGIFGGEVLFNGTPADFLKTCDSLTASYLRHELTIDIPVRRPKTKARLTLSHATINNLKDITISLPLERITAVTGVSGSGKSSLINDTLVPAMERVIQGDKDSHLCIEEGTIERVVHITRDLPGRSQRSISLTYIKAFDDLRELFSQQPKSKRLGLTKGHFSFNLSLGACTECQGIGSITLDNHTPIPCPLCHGKRFQPQILEVRYQGKNIADILAMTAYEAEKFFMSTPHIHEKIHALCSLGLDHLPLGRPLSSLSGGEIQRLKLTYELLAPSKKPTLYILDEPTTGLHTHDIHALIHVLQSLTQQGHTVVVIEHNMHIVKIADYVIELGPEGGNLGGYLLASCTPEELISLNTPTAKALQPYFKKTKALPKLAEKSQNRHLLKDISIQNAYHHNLKHIDITLPRNALTAISGPSASGKHSLVFDILYAAGNIAYAELFPYYVRQALIKQTPLPQVESVRGLSPVVAIKKTGIRKNSRYSLASSLDITNGLEKLFALLGKPHCPLTGKPLKKITPQTIIDKLFQNYENSYVTITAPISPEEDLSIALEMKKKEGYLKLFANNEIYDLGEHLPEILEDPAIIIQHTKISKSHESSLLSSLTLAFSLSRTIRLHIHNQGKIQHSLSYTLGWQDSLGNSYPNITRKLLSREHSEGQCQQCCGSGNVLKLSLTAHKDKILHYSPLDLFKLFFPDISPKRVVDLIRELKISSSTQIQDLDPPTQEKLFQGTQKHAGLERILMEQCNLVPFCPLLHPLILSDTCSGCSGWGIHTYAQQVRIGETSLIDIYQEDTEFLKNLLMTLHDDQAQPIIQDLQNRLAFIDKVGLSYITLGQQQDTLSDGEHYRLHLAKKISTNLTDIVYLLEDPLSGLHPQDIPTLTKLLKELVTNNNTVIATDRNHLLELCADHTINLGPGSGPQGGYLTNPLPSSIEDDDHKKVFSKDTLEVRLSIHNISNLHVQAPLYSLVAIAGVSGSGKTSLLTEGFYKQAQKLIDTGNAHFSNVVFLDSHPLSSSQRSDISTYFDIAPYLRNFYASLTQAKALNITASMLSTNTKHGQCSDCLGLGYHLIDRAFYALEKRTCPTCSGYRIQPLSQEVVYEGKHFGKLLKTPIEEVLTIFPFLKRIQAPLQALIDSGLGYLPLGQNLSSLSLSEKISVKIARFLHLAPQEPSLFLLDEIATSLDVNKKCQLQKLFRTLISQGHSIIYVDHDIQLLKHADYIIELGPGSGKYGGKVLFSGQPKDLATSKKSVLKTYMSGL
- the pknD gene encoding serine/threonine-protein kinase PknD codes for the protein MQRYDIIRMIGKGGMGEVYLAYDPVCSRKVALKRIREDLSDNELLKKRFLREAKIAADLVHPGVVPVFTICSDSDPVYYTMPYIEGYTLKSLLKSVWQCDSLPKDLAEQTSVATFLSIFHKICSTVEYVHSRGILHRDLKPDNILLGLFSEVVILDWGAALSKEMEEDFLSDIDVRIPGSLFSNMTIPGKIVGTPDYMAPERLRGTPASESTDIYALGVILYQMLTLSFPYRKKKGQKISLRHQISFPEEIAPHREIPPFLSQVVMRALAADPRERYRSVSALKADIEQHLQGSPEWTPKIVLHTQDRECWKFHEPILLSKYFPMLEVSPALWYSLAISKIESFSEVRLEYTLLRKGLEEGFGILLPPSEGVDHGDFYHGYGFWLHIKENILSVSLVKNGLEIQKTSRHIDGNKEKFFIAFEKQNHRLSLIIDNIVWTIHMDYLPARGGRIGVIIQDVADVCGNIVVLESSGSLQVSCLAVPDAFLNEKLYERAITFYRRIVESFPGRKEGYEAQFRIGIALLEKASENSDSEGFIQALEEFSTLHNSVAAPLEYLGKALVYQRLGEYNEEVKSLLLALKRYCQRPEISRVRDHVVYRLHEALYSNHRISLVFMLLALHVAPESINASEEEHFLQNLHGKIQDTLFCNLDISPVDFRSSKMELLLSYWSGFTPFLLGLFQRSWDLKDYRALADIFYTAADLGNKEFIEEYSGILRENIRTTTFSKEIVEILPDQLLCFLSGLEALTLQESIEKVFDGIENLDPVLILYLFDLFAKDALIHGRGEEILKAIALVEKYISPQQRYRYLLPYEVLSYLWMKDANKVYDLLSSYDESSWIDDSSHAFVLYGYWLALAEDSSLAYLHLSGCREDSVFPRALIGVFCSPLGICEEQLSYQERRQLLLQKFIFFHCLGNSEERDKCRTAYDSKERSL